A genomic segment from Segniliparus rotundus DSM 44985 encodes:
- a CDS encoding DUF7620 family protein: protein MRWPWQLRESVEFDGEDLDRRVREAQHAKDRADKLREEAAPLVALARRQRRENGFGAAVERTMRRRHA from the coding sequence ATGCGTTGGCCGTGGCAGTTGCGCGAGTCCGTGGAGTTCGACGGCGAGGATTTGGACCGCAGGGTGCGTGAGGCGCAGCACGCGAAAGACCGCGCGGACAAGCTGCGCGAGGAGGCCGCGCCGCTGGTCGCGCTCGCGCGCCGCCAACGGCGGGAGAACGGTTTCGGCGCGGCCGTGGAACGGACGATGAGGAGACGGCATGCGTAG
- a CDS encoding tyrosine-type recombinase/integrase has translation MLSPVNVAGTHHAHNVAMLLVQEWELFMLARRLSQRTITERIRVIKSFASSIGIEPSQASALDVARWLAQQSSLGQSSLATYSQYLKAWFKWLQVHEHRTDDPMVKVGTVRYPDRAPRPVSDRDLARLLETVNRKRTRLMVLLYCLAGLRAFEIAKLRGEDIVDGVFVRVLGKGNKERLVPLHPILQAIAPTMPERGWWFPRDSRWPGMHISGKSVSQTISLTMRRAGVRATPHQLRHWQGTTLLDEGVDIRVVQEIMRHASISTTAQYTQVPTHKTSEAVSRLNPFRGAETKLTVALAG, from the coding sequence GTGCTGTCCCCCGTCAACGTCGCCGGAACCCACCACGCACACAACGTAGCCATGCTGCTCGTGCAAGAGTGGGAACTTTTCATGCTCGCCCGCAGGCTCTCGCAACGGACGATCACGGAAAGGATACGTGTCATCAAGTCATTCGCCAGCTCCATCGGGATCGAGCCAAGCCAAGCGAGCGCCCTAGACGTGGCACGGTGGCTCGCTCAGCAGTCCAGCCTCGGCCAATCCAGCCTTGCGACCTACTCCCAATACCTCAAAGCTTGGTTCAAATGGCTACAAGTCCATGAGCACCGGACAGACGACCCCATGGTGAAGGTCGGCACCGTGCGATACCCCGACCGCGCGCCCCGGCCCGTCTCGGACAGAGACTTGGCACGCCTCCTTGAGACCGTGAACCGCAAACGGACCCGGCTCATGGTGCTCCTGTACTGTCTCGCGGGCCTACGGGCCTTCGAGATCGCGAAACTGCGCGGCGAAGACATTGTGGACGGCGTTTTCGTCCGAGTCTTGGGCAAAGGCAACAAGGAACGCCTCGTCCCGTTGCACCCGATTTTGCAGGCAATCGCACCCACGATGCCCGAGCGCGGCTGGTGGTTCCCCCGTGATAGCCGCTGGCCCGGAATGCACATCAGCGGCAAATCGGTGTCTCAGACGATAAGCCTCACCATGCGCAGAGCCGGGGTCAGAGCCACGCCGCACCAGTTGCGGCACTGGCAAGGAACAACCCTCCTAGACGAAGGCGTTGACATACGGGTCGTGCAAGAGATCATGCGCCACGCCTCGATCTCGACAACGGCGCAATACACACAGGTGCCGACCCATAAAACTTCCGAGGCCGTGAGTCGGCTAAATCCGTTCAGAGGAGCAGAAACCAAGCTCACCGTGGCCTTAGCGGGCTGA
- a CDS encoding glycoside hydrolase family 25 protein, with amino-acid sequence MTDPYGLPVGSDVRQGARGFPEWVYALGAAFGLDASTYPGHQERAGLNQGIDWWPKGRADMTGASYTPAQRLALGRFALWAGTQPGVEQVIWCDPVSGVKTGFFMGERVGPGTAQPGYYRDDWSGHTGHVHTRIVRALAAPDDIGQEGNSMPLWGVDISNNNGAVDLAQVKAEGFDFVAAKVTEGTGFKDSYWPRNRDAARANDLILIGYHYVRDGDAEGQAANLAAHIGDTSVPVALDFESGSGGYANFQAVKSAVERRGMRVALSYIPRWYWQRIGSPDISDAPGLWASAYVNGTGYASVLYPGDEWSGWQPYGGGEPKILQFSSSAHVAGKSVDVNAFRGAREELLSLLGATAPAQPTASLDQLVLDQLVGPGFHGWPQLDNKSVVDFLASWREEQRTANKAMADALALLLKGTTQ; translated from the coding sequence ATGACGGATCCGTATGGGCTGCCGGTCGGCTCGGACGTGCGCCAGGGCGCGCGGGGGTTCCCCGAATGGGTGTACGCGCTCGGCGCGGCGTTCGGTTTGGACGCCTCCACGTATCCGGGGCACCAGGAGCGCGCGGGCCTCAACCAGGGGATCGACTGGTGGCCGAAAGGCAGAGCGGACATGACGGGGGCCTCCTACACCCCGGCGCAGCGTTTGGCGTTGGGGCGGTTCGCCCTGTGGGCCGGGACTCAGCCGGGGGTGGAGCAGGTGATTTGGTGCGACCCGGTTTCCGGGGTGAAGACGGGGTTCTTCATGGGGGAGCGGGTGGGTCCGGGCACCGCGCAGCCGGGGTACTACCGCGACGACTGGTCCGGGCACACCGGGCACGTGCACACCAGGATTGTGCGGGCGCTCGCAGCGCCCGACGACATCGGACAGGAAGGGAACAGCATGCCTTTGTGGGGCGTGGACATCAGCAACAACAACGGGGCCGTTGATCTGGCGCAGGTCAAAGCGGAAGGCTTCGATTTCGTCGCGGCGAAGGTCACCGAAGGCACGGGGTTCAAGGACTCGTATTGGCCGCGCAACCGGGACGCCGCGCGCGCCAACGACCTGATCCTGATCGGCTACCACTACGTGCGGGACGGGGACGCGGAGGGTCAGGCCGCGAACCTCGCCGCGCACATCGGGGACACGAGCGTGCCGGTCGCCCTGGACTTCGAGTCCGGCTCCGGGGGGTACGCGAACTTCCAGGCGGTGAAATCAGCGGTGGAGCGGCGGGGGATGCGGGTCGCGCTCTCCTACATCCCGCGCTGGTACTGGCAGCGGATCGGCTCCCCGGACATCTCGGACGCGCCGGGGTTGTGGGCGTCGGCGTACGTGAACGGGACGGGCTACGCCTCCGTGCTGTATCCGGGCGACGAATGGTCGGGCTGGCAGCCCTACGGCGGGGGTGAGCCGAAAATCTTGCAGTTCAGCTCAAGCGCCCACGTCGCCGGGAAGAGCGTGGACGTGAACGCCTTCCGGGGCGCCCGTGAGGAGCTGCTGTCTTTGTTGGGCGCCACCGCTCCCGCGCAGCCCACAGCGAGCCTCGACCAGTTGGTGCTTGACCAGCTCGTCGGGCCGGGATTCCACGGTTGGCCGCAGCTCGACAACAAGTCCGTCGTGGACTTCCTCGCCTCGTGGCGCGAGGAGCAGCGCACAGCGAACAAAGCCATGGCGGACGCTTTGGCGCTTCTCCTGAAAGGAACAACCCAGTGA
- a CDS encoding putative phage holin, with amino-acid sequence MRSRESAVGAASAAAVAAASWRWLGWGRVDDALLTAAALASVLFSLMYWRQARGYMNRAGRAVLWVLAALSAVLAQNTLSVWTEQDYPGRDLVRTVLYGALLFTLARLTATALAYRKKH; translated from the coding sequence ATGCGTAGCAGGGAATCAGCTGTCGGCGCGGCGTCGGCCGCAGCGGTCGCGGCGGCGTCTTGGCGCTGGCTGGGATGGGGCAGGGTGGACGACGCGCTTTTGACCGCAGCCGCCCTCGCGTCGGTGCTCTTCAGCCTCATGTACTGGCGGCAGGCCCGGGGATACATGAACCGCGCCGGGAGGGCCGTGCTGTGGGTGTTGGCCGCTCTGTCGGCGGTGTTGGCGCAAAACACCCTCAGCGTGTGGACCGAGCAGGACTACCCAGGCCGCGATCTCGTCCGCACAGTCCTCTACGGGGCGCTGCTGTTCACCCTCGCCCGCCTGACCGCCACCGCCCTCGCGTACCGCAAGAAACACTAA